Genomic DNA from Paracoccus sp. MBLB3053:
GGCTTTGCGGGCTGGGTATGGCGGGGCTTGTGGCCGCCTGCGCCCCCGAGCCGAAGAAACAGACGACCGGGCGGATGGATTTCGTCACCCTTTGCGCCGATTGTCACGGCGACGAAGGCAAGGGCGATGGCCCGCTGGCGGAAAGCCTGACGCCCCGACCGATCGACGTGACGCAGGTCGCCGCCAAAAATGGCGGGGTCTTCCCGAAAGCACGCGTGATGGGACATATCGAAGGCTTCACCATGGGCCGGAGCGAAAGCCCCATGCCCTCATTCGGCGATGTGCTGGCCGGCCCGACGGTGCCCTATGACACGGGTGACGGCAGGGCGGTGCCCACGTCCGAGCGGCTGGTCGCCCTCATCGAATATGTCGAAGGAATGCAGGAATAGGCCAGATATCCCGCATTTCGGCGCTGATGTGCGGATTTGCGCTGACCCAGCCGGTGGCTGCTGAT
This window encodes:
- a CDS encoding c-type cytochrome, which translates into the protein MRAAIWAGLCGLGMAGLVAACAPEPKKQTTGRMDFVTLCADCHGDEGKGDGPLAESLTPRPIDVTQVAAKNGGVFPKARVMGHIEGFTMGRSESPMPSFGDVLAGPTVPYDTGDGRAVPTSERLVALIEYVEGMQE